DNA from Lagenorhynchus albirostris chromosome 15, mLagAlb1.1, whole genome shotgun sequence:
TACCACACCCCTGATTGGATCCACCCCCTGGGTTCACAGAGCTGTGGTGGAGTCCCtccccattctatagatgagCAACTGAGGCGTGgagagaagtgacttgcccagggtcacatggtTTGCATAGAGATTGAGACCCAAATGGGCAGACAGGGACATTTGTACAGCATGCCAAAGGGGAATGGGGGTTCAAAAGGGACATTTAGTCCTTGCTGTGGTCCCTATGTGGATGAACAAAGCCCTGCTGTGGCCAGGACACCCATCCCCAACAGTCCTGTGTCCCAGCTCAGGGGGGATCACCTGCTAAGTTGGCCATCGGAAACCCATTTCCAAGTCCCCCCTTGATAGGGCTTGACAGATTGAGGTCAGACCCAGGTGGAAGCCACAGACAGGGTTCAAGAGGCAGCCATGTGGTGCAGGGAAGGCTCTGAACTAGAAGGGGAGACTTGCATCTTGACTCGGGATCTGTCCCTCAGCAAGCCCAGCTCctgctctcagcctcagtttccttgcttgTAAACTAGGGTCAGGGCCTATTGCTTTGATTCTAAGCTTTCTTCTTACAAAAGGACCCCTTATTTTGATCCCTTGGGCTTACAGTTTGGAAGATGTCATGTAAGTGCTGGTTGCTTCATCTTCCCCACAAGCAGGCAGCAGTGTCAGGACAGCTGCGTGCAAGCTGGTGTTGCGGTTGACTAGCAAAGGCAGATTTGGGGTAAACAGAATGACCGAGGCTCCAGGCTAGATCCCTGAGCAGCTTCGACCTACCAGCTGGAAAACAGAGCAGGCTCCCAACCCACATCAGCGCAGGATGGCTCCCACCCGCAAAGGCCTGTTCCTGTCTGTGGTCTAGGGCGTTCAGAGGCATCTCCCCAGCCCGCCCCTGCCATGGGTCAAGCTCATCGAGGCTATGGAGGGGGAAGCTCAAGTGCAGGTCAGTTCAGCAGACCCAGCATCTGGTGACCAGTCACTGGAGTCTGAGAGGTACCagaaaataaagccattttattagtattttcttaTCTGCCATGGTGGCCTGAGGAGTGggagtggaagggagggaggcgaTGCCGTTGGCCTCAGCCGGTGGTCCTCTACTTGGCCTGGACTGTCTCCTCCAGCCTATCCAGGCGCTTCTGTAGCTCCTGTACCGTGGCCTGGAGCTTCCTCATCTCTTCCTCCAACCGGGATACGGCATCCTGGGGGATCCAGGGCTGCATCaggcccagctcctccctggCCACTAGGCCTCTTCCCAAGAGCCCCAGGGCTTGGGCCCTTCTGTCTCTCAGCCAGAGAGCTGCAGGCCTATAAGCCTGAAACCTGTTTTCTGAGGCCTCAGGATTATCCACTCCCAGCCCCCAAAGGATCCCCAACATTGTGAGTTTGGGCTGCCCCAAATGCCAGCCTCTTTCCACTGGGTCAATGACCACATCGGTAGCAGCCCCTGCCCTACCCCATCTTCCTGTCCCGATTCCCGGGCTCCCAGCTGCCTCTCACCGAACTGGGAACGCCACTGGCCTCAGGTGCCATCCTCTTGCGCCCAGTGTCCAGGCCCCGGTTGATCCTCAGCTCCCGGCTCTTTGGGGGCACGTAGCCATCCTTGAGGGAAATGAGGAGGGGCCCGGCATCCCGACCCCCTAGCCACTCCTCAGCTGTGAGGGCAGCGTCAGGCCCTGCAGTGGGCGGGTACAGGTCCTCCTGGAACAGGTCCGACTGTGGGGCAAGGCCAAGGCTGGTTAAGAAAGTGGGCCACACCACCACCCGCCACTCCGAGAGCCCGGGGAGGGACCCTGGAGCATCACCTTTCTAGGCACCGTCATGGCGATGGGCTCACACCTCCGCTCGTGCAGCTTGTAGAATCTGTGGAAGCAGGAAGGCGATCAGCGCCCACAGCATGGCTGGGCTGGGACTGAAGCGCGGCGTGCGGTCGGCACTGCCCAAGGAGCATACTCAGGTCAGGGGCAGGGGCAGTTACCTGGCAATCTCACACTTGTTCACCTCCAGACCACGTTTGGGCATGTAGCCCATGCCACGCTGGGACTCCTTGGAACTGAACATGGAGAGATAGTGCAGGAATGGGGCCTCGGAAGTGATCTCGAAGTACCGGATAGAGCTGTCACCCTGCAGGTGGTGGATGCAAGGGAGGATCAACACGGGCAGATGCCTCCAGCCGTGGTCCTTTCCCAGTCCCCCTGCCCACCTTGCTCCCCCGACCCCCTGCCCAACTGGGCCACCTTGCCACAGAGGTAGACAATGTTGGTGTCAGGGTCAAAGAAGGGCAGCAGGACACCGCTGCTCGTGTCCAGTTCCTGCAGGGACAGCGGCTCCTCCAGGTGCTTCTGTAGAGACGGGCAGGGGTTTATAATGAGCTGGACCACGTCAGGCCCAGGTGCGGTCCAGTGAtggaggagtggggtggggggcttaTAGACCAACCAGCGGAAAACCCCATCTCGCggtgggtaaactgaggccaTGGCCTTCCAGCCAGACACTTGGCAGGGCTGGGACTAAGCCTGTTCCCCGCCGGGCACTCACCGTGTCCCACAGCGCCACCTGCCGCTCACTCATGCGGCTGAAACCTGTGGTCAGGATGTTTCCATCTGACACAAACACGGCACGCACAGGCCGGGTCCCCTCATGGGGACGGTCCTTCTcctggaaggaaagggaggggacCGGTCAGGCATCCGCACGCACCCCCTAAGGGCCAGGCCCCAGCTGGGAGTGGGTAGCATCTAGGGGCCTGGTTGGTGGTGGGTAGGAGGGGCAAAGCTCTCAGGGTCAAGGGTCAAGGCAACTCACAGCTACAATGGTGCCTTTGCGGGGCTCAATGATGCGGAATCGCTTGTCGCGGCAGGAGGTACAGATGAGGGCGCCATCTCGGCTCCAGTCCACGCTGTAGATTGTGTCCGGGTGCACGTCCGAGCCCAGTGTCAGCACGGCCGCCCCCGTGCCCACGTCCCACACCAGGATCACATTGTCGCAACCTGGGCGATGCCCCCAGTGTCAGAAGTCATGAGCCTCCCACCCTCGCTGTCAGGGGACCAGCCCTCCCTGCTTCTCCCCCCGGGCACCTGCACTGAGAAGCACATTCTGAGCTGTGGGGTGCCAGGCCACAATGCCCACGCGCTTGGTGTGACCCTCCAGGGTGACGACAGGCTCCCGCAGGGGCAGCACCAGGCCCCCATCAGGGATCTCCCACACCTGCAGAGACGCGGCGAGTGAGTCTCGGGGGCTCCGAACGTCAGCTCCAGTGCTGGAGCCCCCTCCTGGCCCGTGTGTCCCCACACTCACCATGACTGTGCAGTCCTCGGAGCCACTGGCAATGACATTATCATTGTGCGGGCACCAGGCGATGTCCAGCACTGGGGCCGTGTGGCCACAGACCATGGGCACGTTCTTGTCCACACGTCCAGTCTAGAGGACACAGCAGGGCCTCTGAGGGAGGTGCTTTTGCCCTCCAAACCCAATCcaacctccccactcccctccacgAGGCACGGAGAGAAAAGCTGTGAGGTCCCTGGGAGGCAGAGcggggcctggggtgggagggtttggtcctctgcccctgccccagagTTGTCTGGGCAACTCAGTAGTGCGGGATGGGCACAGGGGGCTGGTCCTGCCTTGCCGTCAGAGCCTTGCCAAGTTCCTGCCATCTCTAGCTCAGTTTCTCATCCATGCCCCACGGCCCGGTACTcccaccccagcttccccaggTGAGGCCCCCATGGGAAGACAGGCCAGGGCCCTGGGCATGGGACAGGCTGGTGGGGGGTAGTTATACTGGGGCTGGAGTTCCCCAAGGAAGTGTGTGTGAATGATGGGGCTGTAGGGATGGGTCCTTCCAAAAGGACAGGGATGGGGAAGTCTGTCATAACCGGCCCCCCGGCAGGAGCAGAGGTTTGGAAATGGGCTCTTCCGGGGACAGCTGCTGCAGCAGGGCTTCCTGTGTGAAGAGCGGGCCCAGCTCTCACCCCGACAACCACTTCCTCTTCTCTTGTTTCCATCGGACCTTTTAAGGTAACAACTGAGGGCCTGTCTCCCCTTCCTGTCTCACCACCCAAGAGCACAGGagtgtgctgggggtgggggtcagcaGAC
Protein-coding regions in this window:
- the CORO1A gene encoding coronin-1A, producing MSRQVVRSSKFRHVFGQPAKADQCYEDVRVSQNTWDSGFCSVNPKFVALICEASGGGAFLVLPLGKTGRVDKNVPMVCGHTAPVLDIAWCPHNDNVIASGSEDCTVMVWEIPDGGLVLPLREPVVTLEGHTKRVGIVAWHPTAQNVLLSAGCDNVILVWDVGTGAAVLTLGSDVHPDTIYSVDWSRDGALICTSCRDKRFRIIEPRKGTIVAEKDRPHEGTRPVRAVFVSDGNILTTGFSRMSERQVALWDTKHLEEPLSLQELDTSSGVLLPFFDPDTNIVYLCGKGDSSIRYFEITSEAPFLHYLSMFSSKESQRGMGYMPKRGLEVNKCEIARFYKLHERRCEPIAMTVPRKSDLFQEDLYPPTAGPDAALTAEEWLGGRDAGPLLISLKDGYVPPKSRELRINRGLDTGRKRMAPEASGVPSSDAVSRLEEEMRKLQATVQELQKRLDRLEETVQAK